A single genomic interval of Gallus gallus isolate bGalGal1 chromosome 10, bGalGal1.mat.broiler.GRCg7b, whole genome shotgun sequence harbors:
- the RSL24D1 gene encoding probable ribosome biogenesis protein RLP24, with protein sequence MRIEKCYFCSGPIYPGHGVMFVRNDCKIFRFCKSKCHKNFKKKRNPRKIRWTKAFRKAAGKELTVDNSFEFEKRRNEPVKYQRELWNKTVDAMKRVEEIKQKRQARFIMNRLKKSKELQKAEDIKEVKQNIHLLRAPHAGKPKQLEEKMVQKLQEDVAMEEDS encoded by the exons ATGAGGATCGAGAAGTGCTACTTCTGCTCCGGGCCCATTTACCCGGGCCACGGCGTCATGTTCGTGCGCAACGACTGCAAG ATATTTAGATTCTGCAAATCAAAATGCCacaaaaactttaaaaagaagagaaatccaAGGAAGATCAGATGGACCAAAGCATTCCGAAAAGCAGCTGGCAAAGAATTGACAGTG GACAATTCATTTGAATTTGAAAAACGTAGAAATGAACCAGTAAAATACCAGAGAGAGCTGTGGAACAAGACTG ttgATGCAATGAAAAGGGTggaggaaataaagcaaaaacgCCAAGCTAGGTTTATTATGAACAG ACtaaagaagagcaaagaatTGCAGAAGGCAGAAGACATCAAAGAAGTCAAACAGAACATCCACCTTCTTCGTGCTCCACATGCAG gcAAACCGAAAcaactggaggagaaaatggtgCAGAAGCTACAAGAGGATGTGGCCATGGAAGAAGACTCTTAA